The following is a genomic window from Candidatus Omnitrophota bacterium.
GATAGAGTATATATAAAATCATCCCCACATGAAGTCCGCTAATGGCTAAAATATGAACTGTCCCAGTGCGCATAAAACTTTCTCTAATCTCTCTGGGTACGATCTGGCGTTCTCCTAAGATTAAAGCAGAAAGAATAGCTTGATGAGGATAGGGAAGATATTGGATAATTGTTTTCTTAAACTTCCTTTTAACCCAGAATATGTATCTAAAAGGATGTCTGCCTTTCTCAATAATCTCTATTTTATTGGCTTTAAGCACTAAGGAAGGATATATGCTTTTAACCGTGAATTGACGCTTAGGTTTTATTAAATAGCCTCTACAGATTAAAACATCCCCAAAAGCAAAATCAGGTTTTTGGCGGAAGACTTCAACCTTAATTCTACCGGAGATAGGTCGCCAATTACTATCATCTGCGAAAGCCAAAACAATAGCTAAAAAATCAACCTTCTTTTGAGCATAGGATTCGTTCAGCGAAGAAGAAACTTTTATCTTAAGCGATATTTTTCTGTATCTATCTACATCAAAATAACTTATGTCATTAGTCGAGGGGGTATTTTTGTTCTCAAAATGAATTATCCCTGTAAGAAAGACGATGATAAAAATAAGGTATGAACTAAATCTTTCTTTACTTAAATTAAACCAAGCGAGAATAAAAGAAAGGCTAATTAAGAAAATAAGGAGAGGAAAATTAATCTTAACAAAATATCCATAAACTACCCCCAGAATAAAAAATAAAATTACTGGAACAAGCGGTGGAAAATACGGAGTAACTTTTTGCCTTATCTCCACAGAAAATTATAAGCTAAAAATCGTCTTATTCTAACACAATATACTCGACAATCTCCCGAAGCTTCTTCTCCCCAATCCCTTTTATTTCTTTCAGTTGGTCCATCTCCCGGAAAGGGCCTCTTATTTTACGATATTCTAATATCGCCTCTGCAAGCACCGGTCCTATGCCAGGGATAGATACCAATTGAGAGAAATCTGCAGAATTGATGTTTACCTTCTGGATAACTAAGGATGTTTTCTTGCCTTCACTAAAAAAAGATTCTTTTGCGAGAGGATGGAGTTTTAAATAGCGCGAAACAAGTATCCCTACAAAGAAACAGAATAAAATAAAAAGGAGAACTTTCTTCTCTTGAGGAGTAAGCCAAGTTATCATTTTCCTTAAAATATCACGGGATACCCGATTTACGCTATACTACCACATTCACCAGCCTGCCGGGAACAATAATAAAATTCTTCAGAGGTTTGTCCTTAATCCACTTTTTTATCTTCTCATCCGCCAGAACCATCTGTTTCAATGCTTCTTCGCCTATCAAAGAAGAAACCTCAATTTTAGAACGAACCTTGCCATTTACCTGAATTACTAGATTAACCATTTCCTCTTTAAGCAACTCCTTATTATATTTAGGCCAGGGGTTCTTTAAAATGCTCTCTTTATATCCAAGCCTTTCCCACATCTCTTCGGCGATATGCGGAACAAACGGAGATAAAAGCACAACCACGGTTTCAATGGCCTCTTTTAACTCCTCATCGGAGACTGTAAACTGTTTACTGTAGACTTCATTCACCAATTCCATAATTCTCGCGATGGCAGTATTAAATTTAAACCCTCCCTCAATGTCTTCGGTCACGCACTTTATCACCTGATGTGTCTTCCTCTTTAAATCCGAGTTGGAAGGCTCTGTTGAGATTTGCTTTTTGCCCTTTGCGCTTTGGTATTGCTCAATCAGTCTCCAAACCCGGTTTAAAAATCTCCACGCACCTTCCAAACATTCATCTTTCCAGTCAATTTCTGCCTCAGGAGGAGCAGCAAAGAGGATTCCCAAGCGCAAAGTATCCGCACCGTATTTTTTAATTATTCCATCGGGGTCAACAATATTTCCCTTAGACTTGGACATTACCTCTCCGTCTTTCAGAACCATACCCTGGGTCAATAAACATTTGAAGGGTTCATTAAACTTGACCAAACCGATGTCTCGGAAAAACTTGGTAAAGAAACGCGAATAAAGAAGATGTAGTACCGCATGCTCTATGCCGCCGATATACTGATCTACTGGCATCCAGTATTCTACGTCCTGGCTATCAAATAC
Proteins encoded in this region:
- a CDS encoding ComEC/Rec2 family competence protein, which gives rise to MEIRQKVTPYFPPLVPVILFFILGVVYGYFVKINFPLLIFLISLSFILAWFNLSKERFSSYLIFIIVFLTGIIHFENKNTPSTNDISYFDVDRYRKISLKIKVSSSLNESYAQKKVDFLAIVLAFADDSNWRPISGRIKVEVFRQKPDFAFGDVLICRGYLIKPKRQFTVKSIYPSLVLKANKIEIIEKGRHPFRYIFWVKRKFKKTIIQYLPYPHQAILSALILGERQIVPREIRESFMRTGTVHILAISGLHVGMILYILYLFLKLLRLPRRISYLMLVFLISFYALLTGGNAPVARASIMAIVYLMGLILNREGDILNSLAFACWLILLFNPLQLFNVGFQLSFLVVFAILAFTPFIEGLFFKRRLQNSSPLSKIKKYFLRLFAVSLSAWIGSLGLVGYYFKMVNPMSILANILVVPLAFMILATGFLFLFSPSLLKPPFAYANLLSIEILIKSIGFLDKVPGGTIFSPFFSFPVVLSYYLFLGIAIFLVKFKGLPSAKRENFYS
- a CDS encoding helix-hairpin-helix domain-containing protein, with the translated sequence MITWLTPQEKKVLLFILFCFFVGILVSRYLKLHPLAKESFFSEGKKTSLVIQKVNINSADFSQLVSIPGIGPVLAEAILEYRKIRGPFREMDQLKEIKGIGEKKLREIVEYIVLE